Proteins encoded by one window of Vitis riparia cultivar Riparia Gloire de Montpellier isolate 1030 chromosome 11, EGFV_Vit.rip_1.0, whole genome shotgun sequence:
- the LOC117925226 gene encoding uncharacterized protein LOC117925226, protein MMVANSFDLWQKDAFFSAAEEVQESADIMESAYRTWVRERREGLTHEDLDELYRELKTALGTAKWQLEEFERAVRLSHRQRCDDNTTARHRQFIAAIENQISHVEEALRESFNEEGKQPPQWVNLDQEERDDLALFLSGTSGTLQNAKEEHVELGHSMKGSPRENHYKRKETDFNLNAACNRDMPDEIKGFKDVVTINKDATYIIELEAKEAPGTRDDINCQADRTTGTRRTGNSPPGSWKIVIADEDEHSKKLVPSIEATPKGKGSKAVLWKQRWGEHPQAKRGINWFNQIFGRVGGLQRQLQSPLQLQFSCSVQLTIALMLTIFLIVPFVLYSN, encoded by the exons ATGATGGTTGCAAATAGTTTTGATCTATGGCAAAAAGATGCATTCTTTTCTGCAGCTGAGGAGGTTCAGGAATCTGCAGATAT AATGGAATCAGCATATAGGACATGGgtaagagagaggagagaaggACTAACACATGAGGATTTGGATGAACTCTATAGAGAGCTGAAAACTGCTTTGGGTACAGCAAAATGGCAG TTGGAAGAGTTCGAAAGAGCTGTTAGGTTGAGTCATAGGCAACGCTGTGATGATAATACAACAGCAAGGCATAGGCAATTCATTGCTGCCATAGAAAACCAAATTTCTCATGTTGAAGAGGCATTAAGGGAATCCTTTAATGAGGAAGGTAAGCAACCCCCTCAATGGGTAAATTTGGATCAAGAAGAACGGGATGATTTGGCATTGTTTCTCTCTGGCACTTCCGGGACCTTgcaaaatgcaaaggaagagcATGTAGAGCTTGGACATTCCATGAAGGGCTCTCCTAGGGAGAATCATTACAAGAGAAAAGAGACGGATTTTAATCTTAATGCTGCCTGCAACAGAGATATGCCTGATGAAATCAAAGGTTTTAAAGATGTTGTTACAATTAATAAGGATGCTACATATATCATAGAACTAGAAGCAAAAGAAGCTCCTGGAACAAGGGATGATATAAACTGTCAAGCAGATAGAACAACTGGTACAAGGAGAACAGGGAACTCACCTCCTGGTTCTTGGAAGATTGTAATTGCTGATGAAGATGAACACAGCAAGAAACTGGTGCCAAGTATTGAGGCCACACCCAAGGGGAAGGGATCCAAAGCAGTCCTCTGGAAGCAAAGGTGGGGAGAACATCCTCAGGCGAAGAGAGGAATTAATTGGTTCAATCAG ATCTTTGGACGAGTTGGTGGGCTCCAGAGACAATTACAGAGTCCCTTACAGTTGCAGTTTAGTTGTTCAGTCCAACTTACAATTGCATTGATGCTAACTATCTTTTTGATCG TGCCTTTTGTACTCTATTCAAACTGA
- the LOC117924931 gene encoding DNA repair protein XRCC3 homolog: MIPQNLLQNPLALTTQKCTLGCPILDRCLAGGVPCNSITELVAESGSGKTQLCLQLVLSAQLPTSLGGLAASSLYIHSEFPFPSRRLQQLSQSFRSSYSHVLDSEYNPLDFVLVRGVQSADQLFDVLLKMDSVLLRPPTQLPVRLIVIDSIAALFRGEFENTPFDLKRRSSLFFKISGKLKTLAERFGLAVVVTNQVVDFVGQAGGLNGLRIGNLGSLWSSGRRVCAALGLAWANCVNSRLFLSRNEEIVGEVTGLGGVGAGDTVSRLTRRHLHVIFAPHLPESSCEFVISREGVLGVDR; this comes from the coding sequence ATGATTCCACAAAACCTCCTTCAAAACCCGCTCGCTCTCACCACCCAGAAGTGCACTCTCGGCTGCCCCATCCTCGATCGCTGCCTCGCCGGTGGCGTTCCCTGCAACTCCATCACTGAGCTAGTCGCAGAGAGCGGCTCCGGCAAGACCCAGCTCTGTCTCCAGCTCGTTCTTTCCGCCCAGCTCCCCACCTCCCTCGGCGGCCTCGCCGCCTCCTCCCTCTACATCCACTCCGAGTTCCCATTCCCCTCTCGCCGCCTTCAACAGCTCTCTCAATCTTTTCGCTCTTCCTACTCCCACGTTCTGGATTCCGAGTATAATCCGCTTGATTTCGTGTTAGTGCGCGGAGTTCAGTCTGCGGACcaattatttgatgttttgcTCAAGATGGATTCGGTTCTTTTGCGTCCGCCGACCCAGTTGCCTGTTAGGCTGATTGTGATTGATTCTATTGCGGCTCTGTTCAGGGGTGAATTTGAGAACACCCCTTTTGATCTAAAGCGGAGGTCGTCACTGTTTTTCAAGATTTCGGGGAAGTTGAAGACTCTGGCTGAGAGGTTTGGGTTGGCGGTGGTGGTGACGAATCAGGTGGTTGATTTTGTGGGGCAAGCTGGGGGCTTGAATGGGCTCAGGATTGGGAATTTGGGGAGTTTGTGGTCATCTGGGAGGAGGGTTTGTGCGGCTTTAGGGCTGGCTTGGGCCAATTGTGTGAACTCGAGGTTGTTCTTGTCGAGGAATGAGGAGATTGTGGGAGAAGTGACTGGTTTGGGGGGTGTGGGAGCTGGGGATACGGTTAGTAGGCTAACTAGGCGGCACCTTCATGTTATTTTTGCACCTCATTTGCCCGAATCGTCTTGTGAGTTTGTGATCTCAAGAGAAGGGGTTCTCGGAGTTGACAGATAG
- the LOC117925576 gene encoding uncharacterized protein LOC117925576 isoform X4 — MIKSLIPSFFLPNLFISFLLVSLVVLVLFILSHLDRTSSSPRLRNASSWDTLDFRRAIVVIPLTLIVIFSPLMSPSLRTLHSSHPLNLFPFLKYCHFPIYPPLQMRSLVLFGFIIVDIVLLLLLSLQLRYLMTHFLSHRFLLPRPCHLLTICLLLFGKIIDLLFPILEKIDGISSETMLLLWSMKEKHNSNSKFKTYFNALPEAFNTGLSFEFDAIMVLAGTLLLEEIIEAKKHLNAQYEELVPALCKDHPDIFPSEFYTQEQFLWACELWYSNGMQVMFTDGKLRTCLIPIAGFLNHSLYPHIMHYGKVDSKTNSLKFCVSKPCNMGEQCYLSYGNFSSSHLVTFYGFIPQGDNLYDTIPLEIDNPQGDCPEEFHPMSDSATHMVRGTWLSNNHEIFHYGLPPPLLDHLRSAWSTVPPFKTPTLANLEVEKKVLGDILSTYETLMECIDDTEEDNRRNSSWDVKLAMEYKAIQRRIISSILTSCHSGLKTIENEMCRCAAVTSSG, encoded by the exons ATGATCAAATCCCTCATTCCTTCATTTTTCCTACCCAacctctttatttccttcctcctcgtatctttggttgtacttgttttgttcatactctcacacctggATAGGACAAGCTCTTCGCCAAGGCTacgaaatgcatcttcttgggatactctcgACTTCAGAAGggctatcgttgttattcccctaacactcatcgttattttctctccgctgatgtcaccttctttgaggactctccattcttctcatcctctgaatctcttcccatttctgaaGTATTGCCACTTCCCTATATATCCCCCCCTTCAGATGCGCTCTCTCGTCCTCTTCGggtttatcatcgtcgacaTCGTGCTGTtgctcctcctctctcttcaGCTGAGGTACCTGATGACTCACTTCCTGTCCCACCGATTTCTCCTACCTCGACCTTGTCATCTACTGACCATTTGCCTATTGCTCTTCGGAAAGataatcgatctactc TTTCCTATATTGGAAAAAATTGATGGCATTTCCTCTGAGACGATGTTACTGTTGTGGAGCATGAAGGAGAAGCACAACTCGAATTCAAAATTTAAGACCTACTTCAATGCATTACCTGAGGCATTCAATACAG GACTGAGCTTTGAATTTGATGCAATCATGGTTTTAGCTGGAACCTTGCTGTTGGAAGAGATAATTGAAGCGAAAAAG CACTTGAATGCCCAATATGAGGAGTTAGTTCCTGCCCTATGCAAAGATCACCCTGATATATTTCCATCAGAGTTCTACACACAGGAGCAGTTCTTATGGGCTTGTGAGCTCTGGTACTCTAATGGCATGCAGGTTATGTTCACTGATGGAAAATTAAGGACATGTTTGATTCCTATTGCAGGCTTTCTTAATCATTCA CTATATCCCCACATAATGCACTATGGCAAAGTGGATTCTAAGACAAATTCCCTGAAATTCTGTGTGTCCAAACCATGCAACATGGGGGAGCAATGCTATCTTAGCTACGGGAATTTCTCCAGCAGTCATTTAGTTACCTTCTATGGTTTCATACCACAGGGAGACAACCTCTATGATACGATTCCATTGG AGATCGATAATCCTCAGGGTGATTGTCCTGAGGAGTTTCACCCCATGTCTGATTCAGCTACTCACATGGTGCGGGGTACTTGGCTCTCAAACAATCATGAGATCTTCCATTATGGCTTGCCACCCCCTCTCTTAGATCATCTACGGAGTGCTTGGAGTACTGTGCCACCTTTCAAGACCCCT aCGCTGGCCAACTTGGAAGTTGAAAAGAAAGTTTTAGGAGACATCCTTTCCACCTATGAAACATTGATGGAATGTATTGATGACACAGAAGAAGATAACCG GAGAAACTCCAGTTGGGATGTGAAGCTAGCCATGGAGTATAAGGCTATACAAAGGAGGATCATCTCCTCTATTTTAACATCATGTCACTCTGGTCTCAAGACCATAGAAAATGAAATGTGCAGATGTGCGGCCGTGACCAGCAGTGGGTAG